The sequence GCCCACCAAGTCTACCTCTCTACTTACGTAAGAAGCCAAACGGCCTCGTTAAACGACACTGACTGCGTGAAAATCAAAGCAATAGAGCAGGTTGAATCCACAGAGGAATGGGTTTACGACATCGACGTGGAAGGATCCGACAACTTTGTAGACGCCTGCGGTCTCCTCCTCCTCCACAACACGGATCTTTCTACGATCTATGAACGGGCGGGAAGACTGCATGGGAGTAAGGGGTCAATCACCCAGATGCCGATTCTCACCATGCCCGGAGACGATGTTACCCATCCAATCCCGGATCTCACTGGCTACATCACTGAAGGCCAGATCTACATCGATCGAGGACTACACCGGAAAGGAATCTATCCACCAATCGACCCCGCACCATCCCTGTCACGATTGATGAAGGAGGGAATCGGCAGGGGCCGCACAAGAGAAGATCATCGGGAAGTCTCAGACCAACTTTACTACGCTTATGCGGAGGGACGAAGCTTCCGTGACCTAGTCGCCGTCATCGGTGAGGAAGCGCTCTCTGCTCGAGACAAGCTCTACCTCGGGTTCGCGGAGAATTTCGAGAGGAAGTTCATCAACCAAGGACTCTACGAAAACCGAGACATCGACGCAACCCTTGATCTCGGTTGGAACCTGCTCAGCGTTCTCCCTGAAAGCGAGCTGAAACGTATCGACCCTGCTACGATCAAGAAGTATCATCCGAAATATCGCGGGAAGACAGCATAGTGTCAGAGACTGTCGCGGGTGCTCGTCCAACCCGGATGGAGCTCATCGCCCTCCGGCGACGACGACGCATAGCTCAGCGAGGCGGAGACTTGTTGCGGGAGAAACTTGATGCATTGATGATCGAGTTTTTCCAGTTCGCGCGGGAGATTACAGCCCTCCGTCAGAAGACGCAGGATTTATTGTTCCAAGCTTACGAGAAGTTCACAGAGGCTCAGATGCTCATGGGCTTCACAAGGGTGGAAGAGACATCGCTAACAAGCCAGGACCGGTTTGATGTCGACGCGTCGACTCGAAACGTCATCGGTGTCTCTATACCCCACGTATCTGTGAAACTGAAGGCACTAGAAGGATTTCCTTATTCAATGATTGGAAGCAGTGCCAAGCTCGACGAGGCCGTCGCACTAATGACTGAGGCAGTCAAGAACGTGGTTGAACTCTCAGCGGCGGAAGCCGCCATTCGCAGATTAGCCGAAGCCATCTCCGCCACCAAAAGACGAGTCAGCAGCCTGGAAAATATCGTCATCCCACGAATCGAGAATACAATTCACTACATAGAATTGAGTCTCCAAGAGAGAGCGAGAGAGGATTTCTTCCGGCTGAAACGGATCAAGACACGTCTGGAAGAGGAAGAAGAGGAAACTGTGAAGATCCCACAGATCTCAGGCTAGATCCATCTTCGTGTTGAGACCTTTCTGACCTAAGCCTATTGGGGTCTTAGTAAGAAACTGAGAAAGCCCAGCGACCCAAACATTGCAAATAAGGAGGCGACGAATACAAAGAAGGCAAGCACTCCCCTACGTTCAATGTCCACACGAGCAGATAGGACAACTAGACCGCCCAAGATTACGAATACCGCGTCCATAATGCTCAGTAACTCGATAAGGGAAAGTGGAAAAGGTGAGCTGTGGTCCACAGGCAGCAGACTCAAGGTAGGGACGACGGTAGCGAGACTGGAAAGTAGCAATGCTCCGATGATGACCCCAAATATTGAGGAGACCTTCAACGGCGTGTCGATTCCGGATTTCGCAAATTGCAAGGGTCTCTAGCTCCTGAGACTATCTCTCATTGCTTCATTGTTTCCTCAAGCAGACTTAATTTCTTATCGAAACCCATCGACAAAGAATACTGACAAGCTCGAGATCCAAAGAAGAGGAAACGCTTGAGGGCATGCCTGTCTTCGGCGCTGCGTGGTTCTCGGGTAACAACATCTCTAACTTTCTGATTCCTTACTCCTGAACTTATGCCATCGGAGTTGAGAACGAAAGAGTTCCTTGAGTTCCAGCAGACGCTGAGAGATCTAGAAATCCAGCTTCACCAGCTCCTTAGAGAAGCGACAGTAAATGGTCCCTCGGATAGAGCTAGGGATCTGACAGACAAGGTCTACCATCTAGCTGAACAGGCCAACCAAATTCGGGTCCCTGAGACCAAGAACCAGTCCACCACCAACAAGTCAGTGCTGGAGAAGCTCCCCGAACAGTTCGGTGAAGACTTTGGCAAATTCAAGGGATTGGTAGTTTTCGTCGAACGGGTGCGAAAGCAGCACTACAATGCTACAGGCCACAATTTCGGAAGAACTTATGGGGCATTTGGCTCGGATGAGATTTCGCCGGGACACCATCACGGCAAGTCATTCATTAGTACCCTGGAAATCCGTTGCGACTCCTGCGGCAACGAATCCCCGCAATCTGAAAGAAGAGACTACCCAATTCACGTTCTTCTCCGCGACCACGGCCAATGGGAAGTTTGCACTGGCCAATCCGATTGTGAATGCCAAAGCTACGAGGGCAAAGGCGTCCGAATCGGCGTAAGCCTAACTCCCGAAAGAACAGGGAAAGCGAAAGGCTAAGCTCCCTCCCTGGCGCGCTGTTTCAAAGCGCGAGATCACCCATGCTGTATCGATTCGAGCTCTCGCAAGAAATGCAAAGGTAAGTGAGTTCGGGCTTAGTTAGACGCTGGTTGCATACTTGTCATAGCCTATTGCGATGTCTCTTAGCTTGAAGAGTATCTGAAGGAATCGAAAGAGTCTGGTTGTGTACCAATCAGGCTGAACGTAGCTGCTTTTACCCACATGGTTGTGGATCATCGGTACGTCAATCCAGCCAACTGGTTTCCTAGGGTAGACAAGCTCGTGAGGGTGCCCTGCATATTTCACTTTGTTGGACAGCAAGCATCCTTTGAAGGAGGGATTGAACCTAGGTATTACTCGATTGTTGAACATCTCGAGTCTTCTGATAGCGTAGTAGGGATACTGGGGCTTTAGTCTAGAAATGTAGTCCAGAAGCATTCTAGGCGCTTCTTCATCACTGTCTATGAACAAGACATACTCGTCGTCTTTCAAATCTGTAAGAAAGGTATTCCGCGCTTCGGCTAGGTTTGGTATCGGCTGAGGACCTTTCCAGTCTCTGCCTAAGTCAACGACTCGAAACTTCATCCCTAAGTTTCCTTAACGGTGTCACGTAGACCAACTGAATGGGTCGAATAGAAATGTTGTTCAACTTCTATTGCCAAACCATCTGCTGAATCTTTTCCTAAAAGAATCTGTCGGCAATCAATAGGTTTTCTCGGCTCGCTCCTTCAGAGCACGATTCATCGCTTCAAATCCCTTTTTTGTGTCTCTGTCGAGGCTTTTCGCCATGAATGGAACCAGCAATCCTGTAAACCTTTCATGCTGAACAAAACGGATTCCCTTCTCATCTAATGCCTCAATCGTAAAGCAGTGTTCACCATTAAACAAGCCCGGAATCCAGAGTTTTCCGAGCCAACACATCTCACGATTCGTCTCCACATTGACCATCTTCGGCTTGAAGCTCATCGCTCTTCCTCCAGGAGGCTCAAGCCGAACCTCAAGCTTCGCCCCTATCCTTGGCTCCCCTGCCATCTGTTTGATGAACGGGTTCCATTCTGGGAACTTGGCAAAATCTGTCAATACCTCCCAGACCCGTTCCGCAGGGGCCTCAATCACTATCTCAGACGAGACCTCTTTCAAGACTTACCACTCAAAATGTCCTCAGACAGGCTGAAGTGTCTTTCGGAGGTTATTCCAAGCGCTGTTTTTGGCATAAGACTAGTTGAGGTTGGAATAGAGTCTGTAGTATATCGCCGCGTAAATTATCGCTGGAACGAATCCGAGGAGACCTACGATCAGAGCTTGAAACTCAAAGGCTTGAGCGACATATTGATCCGACCCCTCTCGATATGCTATCAACAACGAATCGTGTTGGCCAGGAAAATTAATCGTTATGTCATAAGTTAGTAGTGAGAAAACCAGAACGCTCATCGCAACTCCAGCAGCGGCCGCCGCTAGCGTTAGTAGTCGTCCCGGCATCTTTTGTAGAAAAAAGATGAAGAACATGAGCGCTATACTCGTCAGGATCGTACCCGCAGCCCCGATTGCGAAGAACGTTGTCAAATAGGGAACGAGAGCTTTCGTCAGAGCATCGTCAGGAGCCCATATGAGAGAAAAGATGCTCCCGGGAACAGAAAGGAAGAACAGGGTATAGACAACTGATTCGACAAAGGTCAGAAAGACACCGGCGACAAAAAGGGCTGCTCCAATTACCACGCTCTTAGCTTGAGCTTTGCCATAGGACTCACGCCCCATGATCGTCAGCATGATTCCGACGAGAGCGATTAGACCCCCTACAGGGCCTACTACCGGGATCGGAGAGAACAATATTCCGAAAATGATTAGCGCCAGACCGGTCTCAGTCTGCTCAAGCTGTCTACCCCTCTCGTAATTCATTATTGCAAAAGCTTCGGATCCGGAGTCTTTTGTCAACGTCCAGCCCAAGAACTAGAGGAGACTCAGGCTAAAAGATAGGGGCCCAATCTAGAGCAATTCCCACCCCTTCTTCTTCACGTACCTCAGCCAGAATCCTGCAATCAACGAGGTAACGATCGCCGTCAGAACGAGTACAACGAAGAATGTTTCCGAAATTAGACCAAGGTCGAAGGCGACGGTTGCGAGAACGATTCCTGGCCCGCCTCTTGCATTGAGAGCTATAGCAAGGTTGAGGCTCGGCAGCCTCTTCTGTTTGATCAGCCTTCCCACCGCTAACGCCCCTCCACCTTTGAGTGCGGTAGAGAACAGCATGAATCCCAGAAAGAAGAGAATATCGAATGAGTGAACTAGATCAAGCTTCAATCCGACAACGGCAAAATAAACGGGTGTGAAAACGGCTAAGGATATTGATTTGACCTGAGATTTCGCGAGCGCGAAGACTTCCTCGGGCATCATTCCAATTGCTATTCCGGCTAGAAACGCGCCGAAGACAATGTTCACGTTGAGAAGGCTCGCCAATGCCACCATTGAGAAGCAGAGAAACAGGGCATACCTTGACGGGTGATATTTGATCAGAACGTCAAACCTGGACCTTATCGTGTAGCGGATCAGTCTGGGTAGACCCAGCAGAGCCCCTCCGAAAAACGCGACAGTTACAAAAGCAGTGTAGCCAATCAGGGATAGTGATGCAGAGGCGGAAGCCCCAACACTTGTGGCGATAGCCAGCGCCCCGAACTGGATGATATCCTCGACTGTGGCAATCGCCAGAACGATCTTGGCAAATCGCGTGTCCATGATCTTCAGATCAATGAAGATTTTCGAGATCACCGGGATTGACGTGACGGAGACCCCGATGCCGACGATTATGGCCAGCGAGAGCATGTTCCCGTTTGGCCCCGTGTACGGCGAGAAGTTGTAGACGAAGGGAATAAGCATTCCAATAATGAACGGAACAACAGTAGCACCAATCAAGAACGAGGTAGCGATCTTGTGATCCTCTTTCGAGAAGGCTCTCTGGATCTCGAAACCAGATATGAACATCAAAAGAACCAGCCCGATGTAGGAGATTACGGAAATCAGCTGGCCTTCCGAGGGGAACGCGCCGAAGATCCAGTTCTCAGCATCAGGTGCAACATACCCGAGAAAGGTTGGGCCGAGAACTAGTCCACCGAAGATTTCTCCGATTACGCGTGGAAGCTTGGCTTCATAGAGTAGGAAGCCGAAAGAATGAGCGGTGAAGAGTATGAGAACCATGGCAATGAAAAATCTGGTCAGCTCTAGACTGGATAGAGTGAATGTGCTGACGAGACTCATTGAGTCTCGGCTCTACATAGAGAATTCTCTAGGGTCGACCGAGAGGTTGACTTCTTTCAGAAACGCCGGTGAATCAGGCGATTGGCCACTGACCGCGAATACCGCGTGAAGGTGAACCTTGAACTTCACAGCCTTCGTTTCTCCGCGAAAGTCCATCCGAACCTCACCTGGCTTTCCCGGGCTTGTCTTCTCGTGAGTGAGTTTTAGCATCGGATCTCGACGAGGAAACCAGTCCAACACACTCTGGCGGAGAGTGTCAGGTGCCGAGTTCATACTGATGCCTTTGTGCTTCTGGCTGAAGTTCTCCATCAACGCCTTGCGAGATTCCTTCGTCACGTTCTCAATGTAGGTGTAGGTCTTCTGGAGCACCTGGCTTCCCTTTAGCATGTCAGTCATGTTTCGCGCGCTCTTCTCATGGCCTAGGATTTGACTGGCTTCCGCTGTTCTTCATTCGTATAATAACTGGAGGGTCTTTGGCTAATGTCGAGGATGTGAGTAAGACAGCTGGGCTTAGTGTACTGCTCCCCATTCGTTGCCGCAGGTGTCGCAACGGTACAGTTTCGCCTTTCCGGATCGCTGTTCTCTCGCGGACATTTCGATATTGGTAGACCCGCACTTCGGGCAGACTGTATGGTAGATGTTCATCTTCAATGTATCAACAATGTAGCATGATTTTGAGTGGTCATTCCAGAACATGCACAAGTCCCGTACACAGACGGAAGCCATTAGCGGGCATATCATCTGGTTGAACTTGCTCGTCGCGGACCGAAGAATTCGACGAAAAGTAGGATCCCGCATATCCAGGAAAGGCTCTATTCTGGCATCATCCGGAGGGTCCTGTTCACGTTCCTGTCTCGCTTCGCTGTCGGACTCTTCATCTTCGGCCATTGACCTACCGTCTCCCTAGCGTATGTCCCGGCTATGGACAAAGCGCGTAGCTAAGGATACTGTCTCTTCCAAAACCTCCAGAGAGTCACAAAGATATGCTTCAGGTGAGATTTTCGCCCTTGGAACAGTCCGGATTACAAGCGCTTTTATTGAAGCCGAACACCAGTTCTTCGGAAGGATTTCTCGTCATGCGTGTTCGCCTTGTTGGCTATGAGCCTGACCTCGAAAGGGTCTGCGCCGCCGCAATGCGATCATGCTACTCTCCGCACCCAGGCTACGAGCTGTTCACCCACACCTCACAAGACAAGGTTCTAGACGGGGAGAAAATCTTTGATGCAGAGAGAATTGGCGGATTGTTGAAGCGTGCCCTCGAGCTGGGACACTACGACATTCTCGAGCACAACAGCATAACGTGGCTGGCGGAGGCGGACGAGAAGGAGATCCTCTCCCTCATGGAATCTTCCAAATTCTTTGAGACAAGCC is a genomic window of Candidatus Bathyarchaeia archaeon containing:
- a CDS encoding V-type ATP synthase subunit D, with protein sequence MSETVAGARPTRMELIALRRRRRIAQRGGDLLREKLDALMIEFFQFAREITALRQKTQDLLFQAYEKFTEAQMLMGFTRVEETSLTSQDRFDVDASTRNVIGVSIPHVSVKLKALEGFPYSMIGSSAKLDEAVALMTEAVKNVVELSAAEAAIRRLAEAISATKRRVSSLENIVIPRIENTIHYIELSLQERAREDFFRLKRIKTRLEEEEEETVKIPQISG
- a CDS encoding SRPBCC domain-containing protein; protein product: MKEVSSEIVIEAPAERVWEVLTDFAKFPEWNPFIKQMAGEPRIGAKLEVRLEPPGGRAMSFKPKMVNVETNREMCWLGKLWIPGLFNGEHCFTIEALDEKGIRFVQHERFTGLLVPFMAKSLDRDTKKGFEAMNRALKERAEKTY
- a CDS encoding cation:proton antiporter, with translation MSLVSTFTLSSLELTRFFIAMVLILFTAHSFGFLLYEAKLPRVIGEIFGGLVLGPTFLGYVAPDAENWIFGAFPSEGQLISVISYIGLVLLMFISGFEIQRAFSKEDHKIATSFLIGATVVPFIIGMLIPFVYNFSPYTGPNGNMLSLAIIVGIGVSVTSIPVISKIFIDLKIMDTRFAKIVLAIATVEDIIQFGALAIATSVGASASASLSLIGYTAFVTVAFFGGALLGLPRLIRYTIRSRFDVLIKYHPSRYALFLCFSMVALASLLNVNIVFGAFLAGIAIGMMPEEVFALAKSQVKSISLAVFTPVYFAVVGLKLDLVHSFDILFFLGFMLFSTALKGGGALAVGRLIKQKRLPSLNLAIALNARGGPGIVLATVAFDLGLISETFFVVLVLTAIVTSLIAGFWLRYVKKKGWELL
- a CDS encoding FAD-dependent thymidylate synthase, with product MRVRLVGYEPDLERVCAAAMRSCYSPHPGYELFTHTSQDKVLDGEKIFDAERIGGLLKRALELGHYDILEHNSITWLAEADEKEILSLMESSKFFETSQIDEKRWLITTNLRVLVELARSTNHLPLTKDLVETLSEAAPIIASALAIPITKS